TTTAGCTCTTACCAAGGTGTCTTTTAACGACTTTCCTTTGCGATATGATAGTATGGGTGGCTCCTGAAATACTTCTTTTAGGTAcggttgattttgaataagGTGCCATTTCCCCATAAGTATATTCTTGACGTTAGGTAAAGCCGGGTGGTATTGTGTTATAAaaggcaatattttcttttttgtgcttttgtctttgttttcaagggacCTTTTTCTATCTTTGAAGTTAACTTCGAAAAGGTGTTtctctaaaaattcatttgggTATCCTCTGTTCTTTAGGCGTGTTCTGGAactctgcatgtttttgttaaacgtCGAGTGTGACGAATTTGTTCTTAGGAGGCGCAGCGCCTCTCCTTTTATGAATCCTTTCTTTACGCCTGGTGGATGACACGAATAAAAATTCGTGTATTGAAAggtctctgtttgtttgtaatgcGTTTGCACATCGAGGGTGGAGTCTCTGTTGAAGTTCTCGCCTTTGTACACTTTTGTGTCCACGAATGCAATTTCTGAGTCTGATATTTCAGCcgtaaattttattgtatcGTGGTAATGGTTTGCCCTTGTAACAAATTCCTTGATATTGTCTTCGTTTGTGTCCCACAGACAGAAGACATCGTCAATATATCTCTTCCAAACTAGCGGTTTAATTATGCTCTTGCTGATAATgcctttttatatttttgccatgaaaatatttgcaaaggCCAcggccattttggttcccatagCGGTTCCGTGGGTTTGTAGATAATGTCGtttattaaattgaaatgaattctCTTTAAGTATTAGGCAGAGCATTCGCCTCAAGAAATTAGTAGGGATTGGTAAACGGTTTTTATAGAAGTCCTCGTATGCTTTGCATACAGTTGTAATCCCTTCTTCTTGAGGAATGTTTGTGTATAAGCTAGTAACGTCCATTGAGGCAAGGATAGTGTTCTTTGgcagttttgtgttttcaatgAAGTTTATAAAATCTTTTGAATCTTTCAGATAAGATTCTTGTTGTTGTGCTATCGGCTGTATGAGGCGGTCGACAAAGCATGAAATTCTCTCTGTGGGGCCGTCACACCCAgatattagagagcttaagcaaacacgacggcgacggaagcgagaacgtcatctgaaaatgtaactttgcgtttctgcaatcaatttttaaggagcttaagcaaccacgacgacgacggcaacaaaaaccccacaaatttgcatatttgacaatggaaaacagtatttttgcacgctttgcacgtgcatatttcatcttttgacactTGAAgctgacgttctcgttctttctacgacgtgaaatcacCAGTTTTACAGTTgagtggacgacgtcagcatatgatgacaaatgttcaattttgtcttcttatgtgccaagcgcttgttccagtttaattccaggacagttagaacacagttttcaagcataacgactttgaataactaaaaattgattgcagaaacgcgaagttacattttcagatgacgttctcgcttccgtcgccgtcgtgtttgcttaagctccctattatagGTCTGCCTACTAAAGTAGATTTGTGAATCTTTGTTAGTGTATAGAATTCTGGAATTCTAGGTGGATTTGGTGTTTGGGAGAGCCATTTTACTGTAATTACGTCAATGTGGCCTTCTGTGAGCATAGacgttgttagttgttttattttttcagctgtttcgacagccatttgtttttctaaggGCCTGTAGTTATCAAGATCGTTCAACAGAATTTGAccctctttaattttttgttctctgcTCATAATTACCGTAGTGGTTCCTTTATCGGCTTTCTTCACAATGATAGTGTTGTCATCTAATAGGTTATGTAATGCACGCCTTTCACTGGGTGATAGGTTGTCTTTTGGCCTCCTTATAGGGATGTTCGCCAGTTCGAATTTCACTTCCTCTAGGAAGGTTTCCAAGGCCACTGATTGTTGAACCGGTGGTTCCCATGTTGATTTAACGTAGAAAGggtgttatttgttttctttcccgtGAAAAATGTATTGGGGGCGCATTCGTCTTGCGAAAAGGTTAAAGTCTTTTAAAAGGTTGCGCCTTATTAGACCTTCAATTGTTGCGGGTGTTGGAATGAATTTTAATCCCCTTGATAATAGGCTAATCTGTTCATCTGTCAGTTGTTTGTCCGACAGGTTCTTGATATGCTGTTTGCGTGACtcaattgttttttgaaaGCGTTTTCTATGTTTCTCCCTTTTTCTCTGTTTCCTTTTTCGATTTCTAATTAGGGTGGTTCCCCTTTGTTTCGCGTTTCTGAGAAGGCAGAGAAAACACGCATATAAGGTTTAActtctttattgtttgttttagcTCTCAAGTTTACAAGAAGCTTGTCGACCTGGGTCAATTTAGTTGTCAGTTCCATTGCTAATTTGTTTATGTCGCTCTGTTTTGAGCTATTTAAAACTGTAGTGACTGGTTTTACATTCTTGGTAAAATCCATGTTATTTCTCTTATGTTTTTTAGCTTGTTCTAGTTTTCTGAGTTTTATTGTTAGTTTCTCGACGCGTCTGTGGTGAAATTTCACCAGCGCTCCCACAAAGTCATGTTCCGCCCTCTTTTTAATCGAACTTGTATCTGACTTAAAGTCTTCATCGGGCATGATGTTCGCTCTTACGTTGTATCTTAGGCTTTTAGGGCTGTGCCCCTCTCGAGATGAGCTTGTAAGAGACCGATAGAGTTCTTTGATTTATCAATTTTCTCCATTATGGAGGCATGTTCCGCGTTTTGGCGGGCTTTTTTAGGGTCAGTATTCCCTTGTCTTTCTCTCTTGTCATCTCGAGGTCGTTTAGTTCTTCTTGCCTGGATGTCATTTGGTTTGTGGCTGTTGCCTTCTCTGCCTTTTTGTGGCATGGTCTTTGTGGTCTTTTCGGTGGTGGGAGCTTGCGCGTTAGTTATCTCTTGTTCGCTGTCAGAAAACAGATCAGTCTCTCGTTCTCTTTCTATGAGAAATTCTTCTTCGGCCTTGCTGGGTTCGTCGGTATCGCAGGTTTCCATATCTGAAGTGTCTGCTGCAAGCAGGCCATCTGCGGTGAGTGAAGTTGCTGCCATTCTGGTATAGATGCGTTAGGCAAGACTGCAGTTTCGATTCTTTCTGAATCTCGTCAGTTGCCGTTAGAGTTCTCCAAAAAGCAGTTATAAGTTGTGCTTGTGCCAGCATTTTTATAGCTGTGGAAAGTGTTGGGCGGGTCTAAATGTACCTCCGATTGTTTTCATGGGCTCGTCTGTTTACAATAGGGTTGGAAAGTTTTGAGCCAACGAGGTGGGGAGGGTTTGCTGGTTCCGTGCTGTCTATCGGTCAACCAGATAGTAATCTAAAGGCTGTTAATGCTTTCCAGATCTTGTTGGAATTTTTCACGTTTGATGTTTAAACAATGACACAGTGTATTTCTACGTTAGAGTGTCTTTCATTCTTACGATACCAATTTAGATCTTTAGTGTATAGTTGGTTCAAGGTATAGTGCTTATTTAAATGTTTGCTTGAGAAGTTGAGATAATCAGTAGCCTAGATAGCCAAAGTAAGTTCCACATGTTTACACTATTTTCCGCCCGCCATGTTAGTGTGCTGGGCTCTGTAAATCTATGTATAATATTTGGACACATATTTAAAGTTTGGGAAAACGTACAAACTTGAGAACATGTCTTCCTTATTTATCTCCCACAACATTACAGTTTCTTGACTTTATACACTTAAAGGttttcgaattattttttattgcatgaCAGTGAAACCCAAGAATAGCTGGTGTTTGTGTTGTAAAGAACGAGTAATTCCCGTACTTAGCTTACACTGGAACTTGACCTTTAGGTTTAGGGTTAAAGAACGGCATTTcgcattaaaaaacaaaagcaaaacaaattgctGCTCGGCTCGGAAATTCAGGGACCGCTGACCAACGTTTTGTCGATAGTCGCATGCCCGCCCGTACGGGGCACTTCTcatgtcaaattccccacaTGACGGCGGAGCTATCCTCTTCTCAAATGCCcgaaagggggggggggggagggagaATGGGCGCAATTAGAATTGACTGGTACATAACACTTAAAATGCACCAATTCGAATTTGTGGCATTGTGTTCTGGCATTGTATGTTCCTTTTCATTCAGGTGTACTAAAAAATTATGTTACGATTAGCCTTAACGTTTGTCTGATTATAAATGATACATTCACAGGTTTGTAGGTTTCTACGTACAAGAGGCGTGGACGAAGATGTCATCGAAAAgtttaaagaagaaaaggtTAGCTTTGGTTGCTTTCATCCACATGTACCTAGCACGCCTATGAAGTCAGTTCCCCTGCTATTTGAAGTGTCTTTGTTTCCTCTGTGTTGTCGATATTGACGAGCTCTTGTGTCCACTAGTGATGGCTAGgaatactttttttccttacgtatttctttttaaaagatTTCACATCACAACCCCTTTGGGGATTAGAGGCACTCAAAGTTAAAGTTGTGAATATGCCATCACATTTAAAGTATGTTTGTATGAATTCgaaagtcttttttttacgGCTTACGTTTTACTTCACAGCTGTTGTCTAACAAACTTGGAAAGGAAAAGGGTATTTTATGCTGGAGTGGTAAATTAATTTAACATTATGGTTTTCCATAATTAAACTACACTACATTAaaacttaatttaatttcttcctcttctcAGATGGATATCCCAGCAGTGCTTAGTGCAAATGATGATGTCCTTAAAGAGTCGGGTCTCACAACTGCAGGCGACAGATTAAGCCTCCGTGGCTTTTGTAGCACTGCTCAAGACGTACAAAAGAACACAGATAAGGAATCCAAAAGGAGAAGACTATTGGAGGCCTTCTTATCTTCTAGGAAAGATCGATCCAAGAAGCTTGTGACTTCTTGTCACaaagagcaaaagaaaaaaattggaaaggaaaaagagaagaCCAAACGAGTACAAGTTGGGTGGAAGCATTTCCGTGAGGAAGCAGAGGATCATGTCCTAGTACCTCTGTCCAAGGGAGGTGGCAGCAGGTATGGTACTCTACCAATTTCAAGCAAGAGAATGGACGTTATGAAACTTTGTCAATCAATCTTTTTCCCTAATGGAAAATCTCATTATGGAGAAGCTTCTGAGATGGAATTTGCTATTGGCAAttttcacaatgaaaacatgGGTGTTACACTGGACGTGAATGGGAGAGAAGTACCTTTCAATATTGGAAATTATATGGAGGCTTTTAAGCTGAAGGATGTCAGGCTATACTTGTTATCCAAAAAAGTGACAAGTGGCAGTGAAGAAAGTGATGATGATCTACCACCCATGCTAACAGTTTGTGACTCCCCTACTTCTGAAATGGCATGTGCAGCTGGTGGTACAACGGAGTTCAGACACAATGAGAGCCAAGGCCTTATAGGTACATCAGAGGAAAGGTGCTCACTAAAGAGGGAGCAAGATAGAGAATATGAGCTTTCACTGGAAGAAGACAGGCAAAAGAGAATTTCTCTGGAAAGGGCAAATGCTGAGGCTGAACAAAAGAAGAGAGTTCAGGAAGCTAGAGCTGCAAGAGTTTCAGCAGAACCAGACGCAGATTTCGTCACTGTGAGAGTTCGACACCTTACAATGGGAGTATGCTCTCGACGTTTCCCCACCAATAGCCTCATGGCGGCAGTGTACGACTGGGTTGGATCTTTGACGCCTGACATAGTGCGCTTTGCACTTTGTGACCCCTTAGGCACTCCTCTTCCTCCAAGTAGAAAGGTTGAAGATAGATGTACCATAGTTATGGCTACTGCTCCACATACACCATCATTGTCTGAGTCAGATGAGGATATTCAATTCCTGGGATTCGGGGATGCACATGATGATATAAACAGGAGACTGCCAGACTGTCAAACAAAGAAGATGGGAACAGAAAGAGACACTGATGTGTAAGTAACCAAAATATTATCTTTATTCCTGCAATCATGTGCGATCAACAGAAACAATGTCGTGCAAGTGAGATTTAGATGTTACTCCTAGTAATACTCTTTTATTTAATGTCAAATGTACATTTTTCAGCACCGGTTCCATACTAGTTGGGGAAAAGGCAAATCAaatgaatgttttgttttttcctgcgcgaaacaaatcatttggatgACCTCTGTGAGCAGCTTAgaacaaagaacaaacaacaaacaaacttaaccAGAAGTCATATTGGATTGatgagacaaaagaaaatatttgcttAAGAACAGAATTAAATTCCCAGAGGATTTGCAtggtacaccaacatggccgccgtgacgtcacgtgaaaaggGTCTAAAGTGTGACACACCTGGTGTATAAATTCTTTATTTGCAATATCTCAGCGAGATACTCCTACCTAAAATtacgaaaaaataaattacttaaaatttgaaatttagttTAAAGTAtttaattaccataacaacaaCGCCATAGAAACAAAGTAACGTATGTGAAAATGATGCTATTGTTCTATTATACCAATCCGCCAAATCTAAATATTATTCCTTGTTCATCAGATTAACCAGAAGTGGTTTCCTTGTTTACAgtaatgcaaaattaattatttatagtGTTCGATCAAGTTCCATTGATTTCATAATGAAGGAAATGCTTAACTTGTATTTCTTCAGGCTAACGAGTGCAGTGCTGTTGGACAACCAGTACGCTTCCATTCTTGAGGTGATGCCTGGGACAAGTGGGGAGAAATGCTTTTCTGACAGCGAGGAAGAGAGTTCCAGTGGTGAAACacatgatgatgattatgtaCTACCTAACACGTCTTCTGTAACGAAACCAGCTAAGGAGATACTGAATGAATTAGCAGGAAATATAAATGCTGATGCCTtggcaaaatttaatattgcCCGTAATTTCATTTGGGAAGGAACCAAACGAGCTGTGTCCCGCAAAGCATTCTCACCAGCCAACAAGATATCCGTCAAGTTTACCGATGATGCCGGAACCAGTGAAGGTGCCATTGACTGGGGTGTCCCCAAGAGAGAGTTCTTCACATTGATTCTTCAATACATCCATGACTCTCAACTTCTGTGTGGTCCAGAGAATATCAAATTCCTATCATACAATGTGAAATGTTTAGAAGATAATGACTACTTCGTTGCAGGACTTATGCTTGCAATGTCACTTGTCCATGGTGGACCCGCACCCCATTTACTTTCCCCTATCATGTTTCAAGCCCGTATCAGTGATCAACCTGTGACGGTGTCATTGCAATATGTGTATGATCATGAGCTGAGGTCTTCGCTCGAATCACTCCAGGAGTCAGAAACCGTAGAGAAGGCGAAGAGATGTCTCTTGCAAAGCAACTTATCAACTGTACTGGACCTGGCTGGGACTTTAGGAATGCCATTGAAAACACTAGATGATGTCAAGAGAATGGTTGCAACAACTGCACAGTGGTTCGTTCTTGGGCGATGCAAACCAGCCCTTGGAGTCTTCCGGGACGGCCTTTCGGCCCTTGGAGTCTTAGGAGCAGCGAAGGAACATCCCGATAGTTTAAGACCACTGTTTTGTGACCTACCTGAAAAGCTCACAGCAGAAAGAATGGAGGAATTATTTCAGGCAAAGACCAGCCCAGCTGGTTCCTCAAAGGCAGTAACTGAGAGTCTTGTTTTATCCAGATGGAGCGATTTCCTGCAGGATGTAGAAGACGAAGATATTGGCATCACATTGAgtgacattttgtttttcaccacTGGTTGCAGAGTGTTGCCACAACGTGAGATGCCTGTCACCGTTGAGTTTTTACATGAACTGCCTTCAAGGTTTCCAACAGCAAACACATGTTCAAGCATTCTTCGACTTCCAGTCGTACACCAGGCTTATGAGAGCTTCAAAGCTGATCTGacgtttggaattttaaatgcCCGAGGTTTTGGCACCGCTTGAAATACGATGTTCTTACAGTAACTTGGCagcttttctgcaattttcgtttaagggtttgaattgttgttttcagtttgagttgtaaataaccCGCACTCAGCTACCTAGTTCACTTCAGTTTCAACGGGATTCTCGTgtgtaatattattagtatcaTAACCCATATAACAGCAAAAACGACTAGCATGCCCGGCACTCCGAAAGCTCGGTACCATACCTATGTTTTTCGGGCACGGCATGGTAAATGTTTCGTGtcgaaacagaaaaaacagAAGGCATATGAGGCACCCGTCCCAGAAATTATAGGGGTGCCCAGCACATCTCTGGAGGTGTGCTTGGCACTCTACATATTGTTACCGTTTTGCTATTTTGGAGAGCCGATTCACTACCATTCAAGGTGGTGTTTATTGTGAATCAGAACACAGCAATCATTCAGGTTTGATTGATGTTACGTTGTCAAAGTTTCATGTTTCGTTGGCATCATTTGTTTTAAATGATGTATGTCTATAGCCAGACAGATGGTGATGTTCAGTGTTTGGATCTCCCTTACCTGCATCaatttttctgcttttaaatttgttttgtgtaATGAATTAGGTCCGAGTGCAAAGAATTTAGTTTaagtttcttttctctttattaCATTAAGGCTTCTTTGACGAAACAATATGAAGCATGAATTGTTTGAGAAAAGGAAGGTGAATTAATCGCTTGAGAAGTGGGAGGTAAATAACTTTGTCGTTAATTTGCTGATAAAGCTCTTGTTAAAAAAGAGTCACGCCCAATAAAAAGAAGgtgttaattttgttgaacATCCTTATAAAATAGTTTGTCTTGTAAAAGCTTTGAAATACGTGACGTTTCCTTCTGTCAGTCAGTATCGATTCATCCAGTGTACTTGCTGTCCACCTTAATACAAGGCACAACGACCTTTCGCACATGTACAGCAAAGCAGAAAGACTGGCAAATGGACGTCTTCCCCTCGAACCATCGTTAAGGCAATCGTCACTCAGACGAATGCTTCCAgcaacaaacaatcaaaagCAACACTTACTAGGTACTTCCGCGAATAAATAGGCTTAACTTTGAACCGAAATTACGCAGGCGACCATGCAGGTACACCTTAAGAGATATCCTTCTGTCTAAAAGCATTCCGCGAATAAATAGGCTTAACTTTGAACCGAAATTACGCAGGCGACCATGCAGGTACACCTTAAGAGATATCCTTCTGACTAAAAGCATTTTATGTGCAAAAAGTGACAAACATCCGGAAAAACATCCtgagcaaatcgagattttggACGCCTGCCGGAACAGGCAAGTTTGCAATGATGTGATcctatattattttgtttatctcATTGATGAGAGTTATATATAGAGTTCGTGCCTCATTAGCATTTTCTGGCACTCTAAGACCTTCTTCTGTCATGATTACTTCAGCAAGTGCAGTAAATTCAGGTGATAAATCCATAGGGAGGTCATCACAACACATATGTCTGGCGACATCTAAGTCATCAATAACAACATCATGCTTATAATCCACGGTTCCTGCTATTTCAGGATGCTGGTATAACAAACACGGTCGACCATGAGGTGAActgttgtttcttgttgaAGGTCGAATTCGATGCAAGTTCCACAGTCTTGCAACTCGTTGGAGTTCTTCGTGGATAATTGCCATGTAACAAAACAGTAGACATTCCACATGCACAACATCAGCATCACAGTACAGTCCACTGAtcctcagttgttcaaaatgAGTCATCCACCAATCAGATGCACTTCTTCGCAGTTGTCCCCACCATGCCTCTATTCTCTGATTAGACACTGATCTGCCGTAAAGAAAGCTCTTTTCTCCAGACATACTGTCGTCTGCTTCATGTCGTAGATAACGTTGAATAGCGGCAATTCTAACGTTTTCTGTTCCGAAGTCTCCACGAATTACGCGGGCAGTGCCACCAACATTTTGCACACAGTCAAGAAAATAACTTGCGATGATACCCGGGTGGTTATTCGTACGCCCAACTTGGAGCCACATGATCTTCCTTGAGTATCCGTCAATGCAACCATGTATACAAAACCCATACGGTTTCAGTTTGTAGTACCCATCAATGTGCCAAATAAAATTTGGACCCTTTGCATGATATTGCCGCCTTTGAAGTCTGTGCCTCGAGCGTCTTTCTACCCCTTCAGGATCCAATATTCTTAATGCATTTCGAACAAATTCCTTGCTGACAGACAATTTATGGTTCACTACTAGTTTCTGCCACATACTTCTATACCCAACAACGCTCCCACTGCTGTTCAACTCCTCTTCTATGGCGTCTACTACCTCATCGAAGCTGCTGAAGCGTCGTCGTCCAAGGTTTTTTTTCGATAAGACCCGCTTAAGCTGCCGTAAACTTAAGTTAAGCTCATGGTTTAAGAAAAGGCAATCAATGATTTCCTTGTAGCTAAAACCCATATGGAAATATTCCTCAATGAGATTGTTGCGTATGTTCTTtgcagccgccattttgaactaTGAATCTACGGTGATGAAGGAACGCGGTTGCTTTCAGTagcttgaaaaaaaagtcgcgccgaataaaaaaagtcgcgccaaataaaaaaagtcgcgccgaataaaaagaaattgcgccgaataaaaaaaagtcgcgccaaataaaaaaagtcgcgccgaattaaaaaaagtcgcgcgaaataaaaaaagtcgcGCCGAGTAAAAAAAAGTCGCGCCGAATGAAAAAAGGTCGCGCCGAATGAAAAAAAGTCgcgccaaataaaaaaaaaagtctcgCCACTGACACGAATAAAAACAAGAGTCACGTCTAAGGCAAAAAAGTCTcgacataaaaataaaaaagtatacACACACGCAGGTGGCACCAACAGGGCTCCGTATCCAAGCTTGTGTCTTGTATACCCTAAAATATCACAAATAAAAACGATCACTCCCCACCCACgcccattttttttccctggttGACACTTTGTGTACTTACATGACGTAGTCACCGAGAGTGCTGGTTGCCAACAAAGCTCTGCGTGCAGGCTCAAACTCAGTCTGACGTGAAATGAAGCGAATGTCTTGCGGCAGGTGTGTGGTTGTTATGAGTGTTTAGAGCAAGTGATTTCCTCAATGATCCCGTTTATCTCCCCTTCACCTCGCTCCTATTAATCTCCATGAGCCATCTACATCGGCCGTGGGATTGCCGCGAGAGAGGGGATGAAATCGTCGTTCCTGTTTCGTGCAGGACATTGAATTTGGCGGTTGATAGTTTATCTCCGTGGAAATCTTGGAATGACAGCCGAGCAAGAATCTAGACTCCAGCCAAGTTCCTCAGATATCGCTCTACCCGATAAATTAGCGAAAATCAAGAAAGCGGATGACTTCCCGACCATAAAATACAAATGGAATAGTAACGAGGTATGAACGAATCGATGTGCTGATGACATTGGTTGTCTTAAAACTAGTCTTCATAAACGTCAACAAGGGCTTGTTAAAAGCTTTTGACCCGTAAAATTTTCCGAGAAACGAAGCTTCTTGGATCTCACTTTCTagtcttattattttttaaattaatgcGTTATAAAGGCAACCATCCATAAATATTTCTATGACTGAATATGGAGTTGTGAAAACACCTAccctttaatttttcttagcCAATCTACTACTGTTCGGTACATCTAAGGTAGCAGTGTAGGTCATAAATTACCAAGAGTACGTGTCacactgcaaattttcaacttGTGTAAGTTTACTGGCTTCTGCTTGTTTATAAGTTTATTTTCATAAGGTTTGTAGCAATATTCTTGTTTGGCGAAAGGGAagggtttgaaaaaaaaaaacattttggtCCAAACCTTCGGCTTGGTAAATTGATTAAATTAATCCTGAAACCTTCAACCTCGATAAGTCCTAATCGCCTTGACGTGAAAGCATAATAATTCTTACATGCTAAAATAACAGATTTACGTATTTTGTCACctcaagaaaaatattttggcaGTCAGTCCACAGTTTATATTTCTAtgtttttggtttatttttgtAGCAACGTAAAACTAATactgtttattttcaacaaaacTGTTAAGTTTCAGAGTCTTAAACGTGTCAGGGATTTCGTTAATGTGGCCAAAAAACATGTGGGTCGCTTCAATCTAACAAAAATCTTTCTTACCTACAGAATTTTGTTGTAACTATGAATGTTTTATTGAAAATCTATCCCTTATCAGCTCTTTGGAAACCCATCTGTTGGTTTTCGTTAATTAATTGCTAAACTAAATTGACAGAAACATGAAACTAGTTCATATGGTATTTTGGTTCATAAATGATTATTTGTTAATTACATCTTACTCTGAGCTACctgacaaaaaatgttttgtacaTGACTTGTTCTTCTCTAATAGAATTCAGGGATTGCTAATGGTTTAGTTTTACTTGAAGTAAagtgatttattatttatgaGTGTGGAAACTGTATTTGCAGTGTTTCATTTGTATATCTCActaagcaataattattatttttttgttgaaaaaaaaaagaaaatattcccTGGAAATGTCTTTAATGCAGAGATGATCACAATCTTGTTTGCTTCAATTCGTTTGGGAAGACTGTTGTTATTTCcattaattattgtattgttgCCAGCTTGTACAAAATATGCTAAGCTTgtagtaaaattaatattaatattatcatttttactTTACAGTTAAGCTGCAGGCCCACACTTTTTCATGTTGttaaatattgtttgttttttttaactcctTTGAGTTCATTTAGTTAAACTAAATGCTAAATTCTCTGCAGACGGTTGTATTTTCTAGCTTCTCCCATATCAGAATGATTTGTTGTTCCTTCTGTTGCTATATTATACTGTACATATTAAATGATAATGTCATGCCTTGCCATTTTAGGCCATACTTTCCAATCATTTAACTATAGGAAACATGAATATCCTTAAAAGTTTGACACTTGTTGTGGGTTCATGGTACTGATAAATCTGCAGGTTTTGATTGTGTTGAAAGATAACAGAACTTATCTGCCTAAATTAGTTTACGTCAATTTTATGGTTGTTCTGAGTTCTTGGTTTTAGCCTTCTTTTTGTAGTAAATATGCATTTTATAGTAAATATGCATACTGAAGTAAAATTGAGCACTTGAACATTGCCATaatgtattttatcattaatatttttgtaaaatgtttttaGAGTCAGATCGTGTGATTCTCAACCATTTATCAGTCCTCCTGTAAAATAAATCTCCTGACAATAATTTAACAgtaattttttgcaaagttaCTGATGACTAGTTTCAAAGTATTGGAAAGATTGTAGGTCATAGGATGTATATTTGACTTTGTTTATATGAATTATTGGGATTTCCTAGGAGACATTTctccatttgaaaacattttaatttagGAATATTTTTTAGCTGTCAAATGTaataataggccattttacAAGTGTTCTtggttgcctggcctttgtgtgaaagtgaggctggaggtgagcTTGGAACCtcattgcttttcttatgttaattcTGACTAATTACTGTAGCATGAGAACTACGTCATTAgcgtaagaaaagcagggaggtttctaacAAAGCAgtgtcacctccagcctcactttcattcaaaggccggGCAACTAAGCAGACAActttaaaatggtctattcttAGTATTATTGTGAAGCCTAAGGTTacttgattatttttctttatagtTTGATGTTTTCATTATGAGCCCCTGGGTAGGGAGTTAAGGCAACCACTTCTTAtgtttttaactttaaatATAAAGTTACctataaataaagttactgAGGGTAGCTATGCTGTTTTTAGATTATGACtagttgaaaatgaaacagtagTTCTGCTGTTTTT
This sequence is a window from Acropora palmata chromosome 6, jaAcrPala1.3, whole genome shotgun sequence. Protein-coding genes within it:
- the LOC141885110 gene encoding G2/M phase-specific E3 ubiquitin-protein ligase-like, with protein sequence MKEMLNLYFFRLTSAVLLDNQYASILEVMPGTSGEKCFSDSEEESSSGETHDDDYVLPNTSSVTKPAKEILNELAGNINADALAKFNIARNFIWEGTKRAVSRKAFSPANKISVKFTDDAGTSEGAIDWGVPKREFFTLILQYIHDSQLLCGPENIKFLSYNVKCLEDNDYFVAGLMLAMSLVHGGPAPHLLSPIMFQARISDQPVTVSLQYVYDHELRSSLESLQESETVEKAKRCLLQSNLSTVLDLAGTLGMPLKTLDDVKRMVATTAQWFVLGRCKPALGVFRDGLSALGVLGAAKEHPDSLRPLFCDLPEKLTAERMEELFQAKTSPAGSSKAVTESLVLSRWSDFLQDVEDEDIGITLSDILFFTTGCRVLPQREMPVTVEFLHELPSRFPTANTCSSILRLPVVHQAYESFKADLTFGILNARGFGTA
- the LOC141884250 gene encoding uncharacterized protein LOC141884250; translation: MAAAKNIRNNLIEEYFHMGFSYKEIIDCLFLNHELNLSLRQLKRVLSKKNLGRRRFSSFDEVVDAIEEELNSSGSVVGYRSMWQKLVVNHKLSVSKEFVRNALRILDPEGVERRSRHRLQRRQYHAKGPNFIWHIDGYYKLKPYGFCIHGCIDGYSRKIMWLQVGRTNNHPGIIASYFLDCVQNVGGTARVIRGDFGTENVRIAAIQRYLRHEADDSMSGEKSFLYGRSVSNQRIEAWWGQLRRSASDWWMTHFEQLRISGLYCDADVVHVECLLFCYMAIIHEELQRVARLWNLHRIRPSTRNNSSPHGRPCLLYQHPEIAGTVDYKHDVVIDDLDVARHMCCDDLPMDLSPEFTALAEVIMTEEGLRVPENANEARTLYITLINEINKII